The Aedes aegypti strain LVP_AGWG chromosome 1, AaegL5.0 Primary Assembly, whole genome shotgun sequence sequence GAAATGCCGAAGCTTGTCAGATCTTCAACGATGAGCTTATAGCAGCCGAACGGAATCCCTAACATGGCACTTAAAGCGGTGATCCTTGCGTATTCTGATATGTTTAGGAAGGTTATGCAGAAATGTCTGAACGGTTAACTTCCAGATATATGGAAAAATCAGGAACTGGTACAGTTGCCAAAGCcaggaaaaaatcccgggaatCCAGGATCATATAGGCCTAGATGTTTACTGGATACACTCGGTAAACTCTTCGAATGGGTTATCCTCAGCAGGGTGATGAAATGCACATAGAGCGAGAACGGGCTATCAGAAAGATAGGGTCGAGAAAGTATTGAAAGAAAAGCGTAGAGGGTATCGTTACTGTGCTGTGGTCACGATAGATgtgaagaacgcgttcaacagcgccagctgggagtCCATTGCCAGAGCGCTGCATAGAATGCGGGTTCCCGACTACTTGCACCGACTACAGATTTTGAAGAGCTCATTCCAAAACGGAGTACTGAGGTATGAAACCGAACGCCCGAAGGAGTTAAGAATAACGGTTGGAGTCCCACAAGGTTCTAAACTGGGTCCAACGctgtggaatgcgatgtacgacggGGTCCTATCGCTGGAGCTACCCAAGGGGGTCGAGATCGTCGGATTCGCTTATGACGTCCTCCCAACGGTAATAGGTGAGATGCTGGAAGAAGTAGAAGTGCTGGCAACGGACGCAATTGGTCTGGTCGAAGATTGAATGGAGGGAGTCAAGCTGaagatagcccaccacaaaacgaaGGTGCTACTAGTTTGCAAAACAATCATGCACGGCGAGATCACTGTTGGGGGGCATgccatacccagacaaccaaaatgtacgtataacgaaatcacctggaggctttgtatgtgcaaaatttcacttataagatgtcgcgaaaaggcattctacgtacaaaagtggaggcgatgtgcgtgcatatattatgtgatgaataatagcatacaatgcgagtgtttaaatatccaaccgaactaacctgtgatcttatgcgacataacgtatgataacaaatgttgatttgacagctgctacggattaattcgacttactttgtacgagtgtacgagacgcgaaacaaaatgtacaaatgaactcagaaaaaaagtgttttatgcgaggaaactcatcaatcggaCGATTTTATGCACGGTGTtatgcgggtttgatgtaatttgtatgaataaacgagttataacgtgaactttcatgcgatttctggttgtctgggtagtttCACAACAAACGCTGAGACACCTGGGCGTAATGCTAGgcgatcggctgaacttcaacatTCACGTCTATTATGCATGCGAGAAAGCGGCGAAGACGAGCAAGGCGCTCATAAGAATTATGCCCAACAAAGGTGGTCTTAGAAACAATAAGAGGTGTTTTCTAGCTGGCGTATCAACATCGCTGCTAAGGGCGCAGCGCTACAGACCAAGTGGAACAGCGCATTCCGACTCATCACCATGCGAGTAGTGAGCGCGTACTGGACTATACCGTCGGAGGCGGCATCCGTAATCGCTAGGATGATCCCGATCTGCATCATCCAGTCCAAAGACATCGACTGCTATCAGCGAAGAGAAACCAGGCAGGCGAGGAAGTTGGCAAGAATTCGTTCGCTGGgtaagtggcagcaagaatgggatgACTCCGAGAAAGGAAgttggacccacaggctcattccgAATCTATCGACCTGGGTGAACAGAGAGCACGGAGAAGTGAACTTTCGCCTGACTCAGTtcctgtcaggtcacggctgttTCAAGCAGTATCTGTATCGATTCGGCCATGCCTATTCGCCGTTTTGTCCTGAGCGTatgaagattgaaaaaaaaacgccagAACATATCGTGTTCGACTGTTCAAGGTTCAACATAGTACGAAACATGGTGGCGGCTGCTTTTATTGAGTACTTCAGCGTAGAAGGTGTGGTACGTGGAAtgcagtgttgccacaagtacagatttatctggaaaggtacagattttctgatagtttttggtacagattctgtacggtacagattacagattttcacgaaaaagtacagattggtacagatttttggaattggCGATTTTAGTAACACAAAATTGAAGAGATGCGTGCAATTCGGAActtattttcacaaaacttttattGAGATATACTGTTTCcatagaatttaaaaataattatatataggtgaaattatttcaatataaactatGCTAAATTCCCAAATTATTTAGGATTTTCAGGGTTTCTTTGCAAATTTTATTGTGGGTGTGGTACAGATTTTGGGTACAGATTTTTAGAATCTctggtacagataaaaaagatttttgaggtttcggtacagatagaaatgtggcaacactggtggAATGATAAGCGTTTTCGATTTTTGGAATATGATGaccaaataataataataataataagccAGACTTACAGCGCAACTGGCGAGCAGTGCGGTGAAATGGGACGCAGCGCTTGACGTCGGGTTGTCGGGGCGCCAATGACCTCGGCACTCGACAAGTCAGTCTTTTGATTAGAGGAGACCATCGGGCGCAATCAGAGTAGGCTacatcctccgtcggggactagaccgagtagaaagagcgtaacgtagtatcggtaataagtcgtcgaggcgcctgcaaATCCGAAAtcaccctccaaccggaattgtaGAACCGACCCTGACACTTGGCCGACCACCATTTGgttggagtaggctagatcctctgccggggactagctgaatAAAAAACGAAACAGCAttggcaaatgatcgtcggggtgCCTGTCAACCGGAagcaccggaatcgcaggaccgacctcggaatctgcccggatagcaacGGTTTGGAAGATCTTCTGCCACCggagaaatcttcgtcggagtagaatggatccaccgtcgggggctattctgagtagttcttcttcttattggcattacgtcctcactgcttctcagctcagagttcttatgagcacttccacagttattaactgacagctttctttgccaatgttgccattttcgcattcgtatatcgtgtggcaggtacgatggtaaCTCtaagcccagggaagtcaaggaaatttctattacgaaaagatcctgtaccgaccgggaatcgaacccagacaccttcagcatggctttgctttgtagccgcggactctaaccactcggctaaggaaggccccagtacGAGCGTTATTTTTGCTGACAATAAATTATTGTGTACCTTCCAAAGGAACTGCCGAGAGTATGGATGTTTTCCACGACCCTAGCATCTATTCTAAATTACTCAAATCTAACTTTTATAAGGGCACCGAACGGCGAAGTTTTTGGTGTGTTTCTTACGGTATacctcaaaaaattaaaaaaaatactcaattgTAACAGATAcggaatttttagaaaaaggctcaaaaaactttattttagtTTTCTCTCTGTTCATGACTTTAAAAGTTAAACTCTTCACTCGCAACGTCTTCGCTCCACTCAACAGAAGATTCGTTACAATTTTCCACCCATTAGaaggaaacagaaaaaaaactcagatgTCGCGTCTCAAGTGGCCTCTCGACGGCATCGTTTTGCTTCATCTTCTGCCCAGGCTTCGCTTGTGGAGACTGTTATCTTTGGGCACTAGAGAAAAGCCACTTCATTCATTCGGATAGAACACTTAACAACACAACAATAACGCTAATTTTCACTTGTTTTCATACGCCTCCAACTGGGCAAAAGGGCTTTCTTTCCATGGAATGGGTCAATTACAAGCGCTTTCAAAGTTTAACGTTTCGTATTGCTAGGTATTCATATTATGCTAGAGATTAAATATAACCACGAGAAACAAAGCTGTATAGATAAACCGGAATCTGGTTCGAGTCCTGTTCGTAATCGGAACGCAGAGCGTTCAAGGTAATATTCTTCCGATTCCGAGTAGTTAAAAGTAATGTTTGGATCTGCACAGTTGACcttaaaagtttttgatttcgCTTCGCTTCTGGTCTTAAGTTTGCTAGAAAAATCGCCTTCCGACCGTGTTACAGCCACACCCTTCCAATATATATTCAAGTCTTTTCCAATATCATCGAATGAAGAAGAATTTTCGTCTTTCGGGGACTGACTCGCATGCTTTCTCATTCACTCCTTTTTTGCAATCAGATCAGTTCTTAGACGTCATCGAGTCCTGGAGGAAGGGTTGGAGGTGGCGTCACGGGTGCTGTGTTCTTGCTACTGTGTATACAACTGGACCAGAGAAGTCCTCCACAGGACATGCTGACTACGATGTAGATTACGAAGAGAAGGATCGCCGCAATCAAACAGTACATTCGAACCGATCGCCAGAACATGGTTCGGGCCAGGTTGCGCGACGTCTGGCGGAATGTTACCGActataaaaatgaaaagaaaaactcGTTTTTAAAACTCAATGAAGCAGACTTCAATATCCTGAAATAACTCACATTATTTCGCAAATTCTCCGTCTGGTTAACTAGCAGCTCTAGCCGTTCGCCTCGGTTCGTGATGTTCTCGATGTTCTTCACCATGATGTCCTTCAGTTCGTCAATTTGGCCGTGCACCTGGCTGATGGCGTCCACCTCCCGTGACTCGCTGTAGTGTTTCATGTCCTGGGCCAATATGCGGGAGAATTCGGTGTTCATGGCGAAGGCAATCGCCGTCGCCACCGTGAGGCCATACATTTGGATGAACTTTTTCTTGATCTCCGCCAGGAAGAGGAAGGCGCGCGATCGTTCGAAGCCCtgcagaaaaacataaaaagaaACATTGAGAATGATTACCAAATTTCATTGTTATGACTCTAAAGTGATTTATGACTTTGGTGGCGTTTGAAAGCTACCATTATTGTGAATCTATGTATCTTAATATTCTGATTCAGAGCTTCCAAAATctttttctcaattttaagTAAACACTGATACCTTGCTACTAAGGATTTGAGAACTCATAGGGTTTCCAAGTGATTTACGGAGGTTTCCACAAGGTTACAATCTGGGGTATTTCGAGGGATTTCAAGGTTAAAAAATAGCTGTTACCTGGGATTCTCACGTGTTTTCTAAGCATTTTCCTGAGAGTCCCATAAGTTTATCCAGATTACTCGGCTTCCAAGAAGTGTAAATAGCTTCTTAATAAGATCCCAAGGGTTCCATGGTGTTTGTCAAACTCGGCAGGGATTTATAATAGTAGCCCAAAAGGTTTCCAGGATAAATAAGCACTATGCAGGGGTTTCTAAATGACGATTTCAAAGAtccttatatttttttactaattCCAACCACTCTCATCTTTTGCTGAGTTTtcccaaagcttctcttccCAAAGTTTCTAAAGTTCCTCAGGTGCTTTCAGAATACTTACAGTGGTATTCTTAGTACTATCAGATGTTTCCGAGAGTGTCGTTAAGCAATAATCGTTTAGGAGTTTCGAAGGTATTTCCAgtgattttcagaattttccggAAACTTTGTATGAATAGATTTAAGAAAAGTGATCATACATATATTTATAATGCAGTTTTGGAGCGCTTCATGCCCCTGGTAATATGAAAACCAATTGGCTTTAAAAACTCTTCAGTAATCTTTAGAAACCCCTAAAGAGTTTAAACGCGCTAAAAGAACGCAAAATAAACGATCAATAGAATGAGCATACACTTCAtagatgctactccgtgatcAGTAGGATATTGATATAGCACAGAGAAAATCACTCAGATGGCGCTTGGGTGTTAGCTTCTTACCATCTTCAGTTCACAATAACAATAACCTGAACGTCTCCCAAAGCCACCttgaaagtggagctgctttGTTCGTgtcggatgttttttttttaagttttagaaGGTGGTTAATTGTTGAATAGCCGATATGTAGACTAGTCATATGGAATTCGTCCTTCATGCGCCAGAGTGTTGGACTCGGAATCCACTACCGACTAAATCCATCTTCGCCCATTCCCCCGGAACtgcctcttggcattacttcatggGGGAGGCTATTGTGCTAACCAGCATTGCTACTTGCTTCGCTTCCTGCTTGTGATTCACGTGCATCTTGTGCTCCTGTACTTTCCTTGCTCTTTTCATACTGCATTTGGGGCTGGCGTTACGCAAGGACCATGTTTCTACTGCCTCTTCTGTGTTTGCTACGCTTCGGTGCTCCGCTGCGACGCGTTTGGGGCTGGCATCTCCTCAGAACCCTGCGGAACTTTTGCGTCTGCTGCTAATCTACTGATTCTTGAGCTCTCCAAGTTGGACCAGGTTGGCTTCCGGCTCACTTCCTCAAATTCCAAGTGTCTCTTTACTGGTAGCATGTAATATCCacagccagagtgatgcagatggggaacATTCCAGCGataacgcatactgcctccgaagatatAGTGCGGTATGCACTCGCCACCCGTATAGCCGGAACGAACCTGCAAGCTTCTCTCGATTGCGTTAGGTTTtcaacgctgcagcccaagtCGGGACTCCGTATCTCATTATGGACGATTATACGGTCGCCAGAATATGCCTCGTACTGCTTCTTGGACCTCCAATCTTGAGCATGATCCTAGCTATAGTGTTAGCTGatttcgctgccttttcgcaggcgtagtctacgtggctgttgtAGTTTAGCCTGTCATCAACCATCACTCCAAGGTActttagagagcgcttcgatgaGGATGCGTGTCCTCCAACGTTGATTTCGAACTGCTGAACCGGCTTGCTGTTGCTAACCAGCACCACTTCCGTtttgtgatgagccaactgAAGCTTGACTGCAGTCATCTACGATTCAATtgtgtctagcgattccgccgttagcatctccacctcctccgcagtctcaccagttatcgcaagaacgacgtcatctgcgaacccgacTTTTTGGCAATGTCAATATTAGCAGTCCATCGTGCATCATATTCCATTGTGTTGAaccaagtatggatccctgtggaactcTCGCCATTACTTCAATTGActtgacatccgtccctggtttgtATCGTAAACCAGTACCAggttctgaaagaagctttgcagaactttacacagatattcgGGGACCGGCCTATGGCGATAGCCttccaactggcactgttgtaCGCATTCTTTACGTCTATCGTTACCACTGCGTAGTATCGATGGCCTatcctcttctgcttggacgctttctccgcgcacgTGATCACTGCCCGAATAGCATCCACTGTCGAAGTCTTTTTATGAAATCTGCACCTTCCATCTATCTGCGAACCAGCCTTCCGCTAAacacttctgcaacgctgtcctTAATATAtctgggaacgccaagattgctgcccttagcgcTACGTTGGTGATACAATCTGTTCCGGGAGCCTTCTTCAGCTTCAATCCTTAAGCAATcgttatcagctcggcgttGGAAATTTGGACATCGGCATTTTCTACATCTACGTCAGCATACGGTGCGAGCGGCCACGCGGTAGGAGCATCCGTAGGAAAGATACCGTCCACTATCAACTTCAGTTTGTAGGGGCACTTTTCAGCTGGTGTTACTGGGCTCTTAatcttcgccatcactactcgataggcgttgcccagagatttgcgtcagcttcccGGTACAACTTGTAGCAGTTCGGTTTACACGTCGCTATCTCCCGTTTGAACGCGGCTCTGGCCAGCCAGTTGGTCACCTTAGGGcgcggccagggtagacgcgaaTTGCGAAACGAAGCGAAAATTGCATgggaaggaataacaattatta is a genomic window containing:
- the LOC5564010 gene encoding vesicle-associated membrane protein 7, with translation MPILYSVITRGPTVLAKYAECVGNFAEVTEQIIPKIKLDDHKLTYSHGNYLIHYICENRIIYMCITDDGFERSRAFLFLAEIKKKFIQMYGLTVATAIAFAMNTEFSRILAQDMKHYSESREVDAISQVHGQIDELKDIMVKNIENITNRGERLELLVNQTENLRNNSVTFRQTSRNLARTMFWRSVRMYCLIAAILLFVIYIVVSMSCGGLLWSSCIHSSKNTAPVTPPPTLPPGLDDV